The following proteins are encoded in a genomic region of Phragmites australis chromosome 9, lpPhrAust1.1, whole genome shotgun sequence:
- the LOC133929666 gene encoding uncharacterized protein LOC133929666 — MKPPAASPGRAEKPQLPAPAPPGLARLLLSKSRRGGRSRRAPATSPMFVSRGRSRAADGEPSSPKVTCIGQVRMRKGKKGKKGAGAPPKASPPEKAKGYCRCLKNAFLCGGLFEFDRRRPPKAPSPEVERSRRSPWVFSSRDVAVAAAPKPADPKGDHGEEDGEEVEVGARVFGSVGREEAEELGINGGGVGDKEDDEPEAQLVSSATTTPPKNALLLMRCRSAPQNRTSPLTSRFPAAAPSPSPTRDALAAAAVEIAASPSPRKAEKVSPSPHKPAEKVFVDEGCEKTQGVIAVQEQVDEDEDGLEEEEEEEEMRCSSARPLVLQRCKSEPATTAAEKMAAGHAADATTAGCFWANGGSSGRRRHATPPPATAPVALTGH; from the coding sequence ATGAAGCCACCGGCGGCGAGCCCGGGGCGCGCGGAGAAGCCGCAGctgcctgcgccggcgccgccggggcTGGCGCGGCTGCTGCTCAGCAAGAGCCGCCGCGGGGGCCGGTCCCGCCGCGCGCCAGCCACGTCGCCCATGTTCGTCTCCCGCGGCCGGAGCCGCGCCGCGGATGGGGAGCCCTCGTCGCCCAAGGTCACCTGCATTGGCCAGGTGCGGATGCGCAAAGGGAAGAAAGGGAAGAAGGGGGCGGGGGCGCCGCCCAAGGCCTCGCCGCCGGAGAAGGCGAAAGGGTACTGCCGGTGCCTCAAGAACGCCTTTTTATGCGGCGGGCTGTTCGAATTCGACCGGAGGCGCCCGCCCAAGGCGCCGTCGCCGGAGGTGGAGCGGAGTAGGCGGTCGCCGTGGGTGTTCAGCAGCAGGGACGTGGCCGTCGCTGCCGCGCCGAAGCCGGCGGATCCGAAAGGAGACCACGGCGAGGAGGAcggagaggaggtggaggtgggagCGCGGGTCTTCGGATCGGTGGGgagagaggaggcggaggagctgGGGATCAATGGCGGTGGTGTAGGCGACAAGGAGGACGACGAGCCGGAGGCGCAGCTCGTGTCCTCGGCGACCACGACGCCACCCAAGAACGCGCTCCTCCTCATGCGCTGCCGCTCCGCGCCGCAGAACCGCACGTCCCCGCTCACCTCCAGATTCCCCGCCgcggcgccgtcgccgtcgccgaccAGGGACGCTCTCGCAGCGGCGGCAGTGGAGATCGCCGCATCTCCATCTCCCCGCAAGGCGGAGAAGGTGTCTCCATCTCCCCACAAGCCGGCGGAGAAGGTGTTTGTGGACGAGGGCTGCGAGAAGACGCAAGGAGTGATTGCCGTACAGGAGCAAGTGGATGAAGACGAGGACGgcctggaggaggaggaggaggaagaagagatgaGGTGCTCGTCGGCGCGGCCGCTGGTGCTGCAGAGGTGCAAGTCGGagccggcgacgacggcggcggagaAGATGGCAGCAGGACACGCCGCGGATGCGACAACCGCTGGGTGCTTCTGGGCCAACGGCGGGAGCAGCGGCCGGAGGAGGCACGCGACACCGCCGCCCGCCACCGCGCCGGTGGCTTTGACCGGTCACTGA
- the LOC133929604 gene encoding TPD1 protein homolog 1B-like, with product MGCFQKRAAMVIVFGFLLACEAGVVSGDPPSPSAVDHEKTVVHMRKLLNITAAGTAATEEELMMGLEECSEQAVVLSQDSEGPMPNGIASYSVAITNTCLSRTVREVHVSCGEFASTELVNPNDFRRVAVGDCLVRNGGAMGPGETVAFEYSNLFKYQLDVVSVSCS from the exons ATGGGATGCTTTCAGAAGCGTGCTGCCATGGTGATTGTGTTCGGCTTCCTCCTAGCTTGTGAAGCTGGAGTCGTTTCCGGTGATCCTCCATCTCCCTCCGCAGTGGATCATGAGAAGACGGTGGTGCACATGCGCAAGCTACTCAACATCA CTGCTGCCGGCACTGCGGCGACAGAGGAGGAGCTGATGATGGGGCTCGAGGAGTGCTCGGAGCAAGCCGTGGTGCTGTCCCAGGACAGCGAGGGCCCTATGCCGAACGGCATCGCGTCCTACAGCGTGGCAATCACCAACACCTGTCTGAGCCGCACGGTGCGCGAAGTCCACGTCTCCTGCGGCGAGTTCGCCTCCACGGAGCTCGTCAACCCGAACGACTTCCGGCGTGTCGCTGTCGGCGACTGCCTCGTCAGAAACGGAGGTGCCATGGGGCCGGGCGAGACCGTCGCCTTCGAGTACTCTAACTTGTTTAAGTACCAGCTCGACGTCGTCTCAGTCTCctgcagctag